From a single Longimicrobiales bacterium genomic region:
- the argJ gene encoding bifunctional glutamate N-acetyltransferase/amino-acid acetyltransferase ArgJ — MNFDSTPAFPRGFRCASRNCGIKKSGRDLSLFVSDVDAAAAAIFTRNQFPGAPVILGRETIRGGVLRAIVVNSRVSNVATGEEGIANARRMAAAAAAEVGTSAAHVLVSSTGVIGVPLPIDLIEAGVRGMAADLVADPLVGAEGIMTTDTHPKAISTRVGDATITIIAKGSGMIEPDMATMLAYVFTDARISAPSLDRMLRDAAYVSFNMLSVDTDTSTSDTCVIMANGLAGPVDEAAFGDALQAACIRMTEILARDGEGATKLLRVSVRGAATIDEARRVAKSLVNSPLIKTMAHGADPNVGRILMAIGKCFDVRIANDSVLASINGIPVVENGMRAGFEDAHVRETLTAEVVDLEVDLGAGTAEAVAYGCDLTAGYVEENAAYYSS; from the coding sequence ATGAACTTCGATAGCACTCCTGCGTTTCCGAGGGGGTTCCGCTGCGCGAGCCGCAACTGCGGCATCAAGAAGAGCGGCCGCGACCTCTCTCTGTTCGTGTCGGACGTCGATGCCGCGGCCGCGGCCATCTTCACGCGCAATCAGTTCCCGGGCGCGCCCGTCATCCTCGGGCGTGAGACCATCCGCGGCGGCGTGCTGCGGGCGATCGTGGTGAACAGCCGGGTGAGCAACGTGGCGACGGGGGAGGAAGGGATCGCGAATGCGCGGCGCATGGCAGCGGCCGCGGCAGCCGAGGTCGGAACCAGCGCGGCGCACGTGCTGGTCAGCTCGACGGGCGTCATCGGCGTTCCGCTTCCGATAGACCTGATCGAGGCAGGTGTACGCGGGATGGCGGCCGACCTGGTAGCGGACCCGCTGGTGGGCGCCGAAGGCATCATGACGACGGACACTCACCCGAAGGCTATCTCGACGCGCGTCGGCGATGCCACCATCACGATCATCGCGAAGGGATCCGGCATGATCGAGCCGGACATGGCGACCATGCTCGCATATGTCTTCACGGACGCCCGGATCAGTGCGCCGTCGCTGGACCGGATGCTACGCGATGCGGCGTACGTCTCGTTCAACATGCTGTCGGTCGATACCGATACCAGCACATCGGACACGTGCGTCATCATGGCCAACGGCCTGGCCGGCCCGGTCGATGAGGCGGCGTTCGGCGACGCGCTCCAGGCGGCGTGCATCCGCATGACGGAGATCCTCGCGCGCGATGGTGAAGGCGCGACCAAGCTGCTGCGCGTCAGCGTGCGCGGCGCTGCCACCATCGATGAGGCCCGCCGCGTCGCCAAGTCACTCGTCAACTCACCTCTCATCAAGACGATGGCACACGGCGCCGATCCCAATGTCGGCCGCATCCTCATGGCAATCGGAAAGTGCTTCGATGTCAGGATCGCAAACGACAGCGTCCTCGCCTCGATCAACGGCATACCTGTCGTCGAGAACGGCATGCGCGCCGGCTTCGAGGACGCGCACGTGCGCGAAACGCTCACCGCCGAAGTGGTGGACCTGGAAGTGGACCTCGGCGCAGGCACGGCCGAGGCGGTTGCCTACGGCTGCGATCTGACGGCCGGCTACGTCGAGGAGAACGCCGCGTACTACTCGAGCTGA
- a CDS encoding FAD-dependent oxidoreductase, which translates to MKAESGQTTSLWHATVGELKRSPLRGDARADVCVVGAGIAGMMTAYLLTKAGKRVIVLDDGLIGGGETGRTTGHLSDALDDRYTELERLHGADGARLAASSHRAAIQRIAEIVQEESIACDFAWVDGYLFPSQETDANGLWNEMEAARRAGVAVEMAEDPPYDPFGTGACLRFLRQGRVHSLKLLEGLARAIERDGGRIHTGTHVKAVHGGAPVRIETDSEETVLASACVVATNSPITDYVVTHTKQAPYRTFAIAARVPKGAVPDALYWDDADPYIYIRVQPGESNDWVIVGGEDYKTGQKDDDADRLDRLVAWTRERFAAVESIDHRWSGQVMETSDGLAFIGPNPDGAENVYIVTGDSGHGMTHGTVGGMLLTDMILGRTNEWAALYDPKRVRVGAAPDLARENLNVAAQYAAWLMPGDAPTEDDVPRGSGRVIRHGARMIAVYRDEAGELHPRNAACTHLKCIVNWNDLEKSWDCPCHGSRFAPTGEVLNGPASAPLEAIE; encoded by the coding sequence GTGAAAGCGGAATCAGGACAGACGACGTCGTTATGGCACGCGACGGTGGGCGAATTGAAGCGTTCGCCGCTGCGGGGTGACGCGCGAGCTGACGTGTGCGTGGTGGGTGCGGGCATCGCGGGGATGATGACGGCGTATCTGCTCACGAAGGCGGGCAAGCGGGTGATCGTGCTGGATGATGGGCTGATCGGCGGTGGTGAGACCGGCCGGACGACGGGGCATCTGTCCGATGCACTGGATGACCGTTACACCGAGCTGGAGCGTCTGCACGGCGCCGACGGTGCGCGGCTGGCGGCATCGAGTCATCGGGCTGCGATCCAGCGGATAGCGGAGATCGTGCAGGAGGAGTCGATCGCGTGTGACTTCGCGTGGGTGGATGGCTACCTGTTCCCGTCGCAGGAGACGGATGCGAACGGTCTCTGGAACGAGATGGAGGCAGCGCGCCGGGCAGGAGTGGCGGTCGAGATGGCGGAGGACCCGCCGTACGACCCATTCGGCACGGGCGCATGCCTGCGCTTTCTGCGACAGGGGCGTGTGCATTCGCTGAAGCTCCTGGAGGGCCTCGCGCGCGCCATCGAGCGGGATGGCGGCCGCATTCACACGGGGACGCATGTCAAGGCAGTGCACGGCGGTGCGCCGGTACGCATCGAGACCGATTCGGAGGAGACCGTCCTCGCCAGCGCGTGTGTCGTCGCGACGAACTCGCCCATCACGGACTACGTGGTGACGCACACCAAGCAGGCGCCGTATCGCACATTTGCCATTGCGGCACGCGTGCCGAAGGGCGCAGTGCCCGACGCGCTGTACTGGGACGATGCGGATCCCTACATCTACATCCGCGTGCAGCCCGGCGAGTCGAACGACTGGGTGATCGTGGGCGGTGAGGATTACAAGACGGGTCAGAAGGATGACGACGCGGACCGGCTCGATCGCCTGGTCGCGTGGACCCGCGAGCGTTTTGCCGCCGTCGAATCGATCGATCACCGCTGGTCCGGGCAGGTCATGGAGACATCCGACGGTCTCGCCTTCATCGGCCCCAATCCCGATGGTGCGGAGAACGTGTATATCGTGACGGGTGATTCAGGCCATGGCATGACGCATGGCACCGTGGGCGGCATGCTGCTGACCGACATGATCCTCGGTCGTACCAACGAGTGGGCCGCGCTCTACGACCCGAAGCGTGTCCGCGTCGGCGCTGCGCCCGATCTGGCGCGTGAGAACCTGAACGTTGCAGCACAGTACGCGGCGTGGCTGATGCCGGGCGATGCGCCCACGGAAGACGATGTGCCGCGTGGCAGTGGCCGCGTGATCCGGCATGGTGCGCGCATGATCGCCGTCTATCGCGACGAAGCCGGTGAGCTGCACCCGCGCAACGCGGCGTGCACGCACCTGAAGTGCATTGTCAACTGGAACGACCTCGAGAAGTCGTGGGACTGCCCGTGCCACGGCTCGCGATTCGCGCCCACCGGCGAGGTGCTGAACGGTCCGGCGTCCGCGCCGCTCGAAGCGATCGAGTAG
- a CDS encoding LEA type 2 family protein, producing the protein MTRGTFSTLAFVSALTVSLGSCATLSQIVQPPQFTVAEGREAQLQLVGPSTSRPLGGATLRIWARVRNPNGFGLTLAALRGNVFLEDTRAGEVNFPLGLPLSAAGDTIIPLDVNISFSDLPGLVDVAQRIVTRNMVAYRLDGTLTVDAAPFGQPSFGPSTWISGESRVIR; encoded by the coding sequence ATGACACGTGGAACGTTCAGCACCCTGGCCTTCGTTTCGGCCCTCACCGTCTCACTCGGAAGCTGCGCGACGCTCAGCCAGATCGTGCAGCCGCCGCAGTTCACCGTGGCCGAGGGTCGGGAGGCGCAACTTCAGCTGGTCGGTCCATCCACCTCGCGGCCGCTCGGCGGCGCCACGCTCCGCATCTGGGCCCGTGTCCGGAACCCCAACGGGTTCGGCCTGACGCTGGCGGCTCTGCGCGGCAACGTCTTTCTCGAGGACACGCGTGCCGGCGAGGTCAATTTTCCGCTGGGGCTGCCACTGTCGGCGGCGGGGGACACGATCATCCCACTCGATGTGAATATCAGCTTCTCCGACCTGCCCGGCCTGGTGGATGTCGCGCAGCGCATCGTCACGCGCAACATGGTCGCGTATCGCCTGGACGGGACGCTGACGGTGGATGCGGCGCCATTCGGCCAGCCGTCATTCGGTCCGAGCACGTGGATCAGCGGGGAGTCGCGCGTCATCCGGTAG
- a CDS encoding superoxide dismutase: MPYPFKLPDLPYAANALEPHIDAKTMEIHHDKHHAAYTNKLNEALEKHPELQSKSIDELLRGIDSIPEDIRTAVRNNGGGFANHAMFWEIMGPNGGGEPTGALADAITKKFGSFSDFKQKVNAAGAGQFGSGWSWLVAGASGIEVYSTANQDSPLMKGDRPILGVDVWEHAYYLKYQNRRPDYLEAWWNTLNWDEIGKRYSEAK, translated from the coding sequence ATGCCATATCCGTTCAAGCTGCCGGATCTGCCGTACGCGGCGAACGCGCTGGAACCGCATATCGACGCGAAGACGATGGAGATCCATCACGACAAGCATCACGCAGCGTACACGAACAAGCTGAATGAAGCGCTCGAGAAGCATCCCGAGCTGCAGAGCAAGTCGATAGACGAGCTGCTGCGGGGCATCGACTCCATACCGGAAGACATCCGCACGGCTGTACGGAACAATGGCGGCGGTTTTGCGAACCACGCCATGTTCTGGGAGATCATGGGTCCGAACGGCGGTGGCGAGCCGACGGGCGCGCTCGCGGATGCGATCACGAAGAAGTTCGGCTCGTTCAGTGACTTCAAGCAGAAGGTGAACGCCGCCGGAGCCGGTCAGTTCGGCAGCGGCTGGTCATGGCTCGTCGCGGGCGCCAGCGGCATAGAAGTGTACTCGACGGCGAACCAGGACAGCCCGCTGATGAAGGGTGACCGTCCGATCCTCGGCGTGGACGTCTGGGAGCACGCGTACTACCTGAAGTATCAGAACCGCCGTCCGGACTATCTCGAGGCGTGGTGGAACACGCTGAACTGGGACGAGATCGGCAAGCGTTACAGCGAAGCGAAGTAA
- a CDS encoding PAS domain S-box protein: MTDLLNILLVEDNPEDELLIREYLQSTGARFELHVAERLDDGIEALARQSFHVVLLDLALPDSTGLKTFASMHLAAGAIPIVVLTALDDEDIGLRAVQAGAEDYLVKGQIHGTLLWRSLRYAVERRRAARRIEFQAQLLEQVGQAVVAVDTDGLIQYWNAAATDLFGWTPAEVIGMPLRMIVPIEEGPEGEAEAAARSATDPWIGELHVRRRDGTRLLVGATLSMLRDARGAVIGRIGISTDVTERRRAETALRESEQRLRLFVDVMPTIMWTTDTQLRITSIAGAALKHAGGDASNAIGGDISEYATSPGAPESAKALEGAAVSTTAEWNGRSFDVHIEPLRDQDGTITGTIGIALDVTDRRRSEREAAQYFELLRTIVESAPVAIVVLDEDGKVSLWNRSAERMFGWHSSEVMGRSPPHVPAEARTDFELNRRRVRYGGKAQRIGGRRVTKDGRVLDVVVTVSPIYGADGHYHGTMGIVEDVTQQRLSEERQQRLNAIIEASPDFVATFDVERRTLFVNQAGREMLGLEPGIDVRDTTMDQFCSADTVETLERSALPRALAEGTWSGEAVLRTVSGEELLAWLTIVAHRGSDGDLAFISAVGQDISQRRFLEEQLRQSQKMEAVGRLAGGVAHDFNNLLTAIAGHTELLLEDLGEDAEIRGDIEEVLHAVDRASALTRQLLAFSRRQVLQPKLLDVNQVISDLGRLLRRLIGPDVRLDTVLHTEVGRVRADHGQIEQVLMNLVVNARDALPQGGVVELRTTLVEVSEDSAEHRQGVKPGSYVEIAVTDNGIGMSAAVVSRIFEPFFTTKEQGKGTGLGLPTVFGIVSQSGGHVLVESEPGAGSTFRVLLPRVDDAFDDEMEVVVANQDIGGSETVLLVEDEAAVRRLGCRILERRGYNVVEAESGAAALRLFERLAPGIAVLVTDVVMPEMSGSELARRLRAMKPSLPVLFTSGYAADAIAQNGELGAHTAFLEKPFTPDALAQKVRDLLDERSA; encoded by the coding sequence ATGACTGATCTGCTGAACATACTCCTCGTAGAAGACAATCCCGAAGACGAGCTGCTGATCCGCGAGTACCTGCAGTCCACTGGTGCCCGCTTCGAGCTGCACGTCGCGGAACGGCTCGACGACGGTATCGAGGCGCTGGCGCGTCAGTCTTTCCATGTCGTGCTTCTCGACCTCGCCCTCCCCGACTCCACGGGCCTGAAGACGTTCGCGAGCATGCATCTGGCCGCGGGTGCCATCCCGATCGTCGTCCTGACTGCACTGGATGATGAGGACATCGGTCTTCGCGCGGTGCAGGCGGGCGCCGAGGACTACCTGGTCAAGGGGCAGATCCACGGAACACTGCTCTGGCGATCATTGCGTTACGCGGTGGAGCGGCGCCGCGCCGCGCGGCGCATCGAGTTCCAGGCGCAGCTGCTCGAGCAGGTCGGCCAGGCCGTCGTGGCCGTCGATACCGACGGTCTCATTCAATACTGGAACGCTGCCGCGACGGACCTGTTCGGCTGGACGCCCGCCGAGGTGATCGGCATGCCGCTGCGCATGATCGTACCGATCGAGGAAGGACCGGAAGGTGAGGCAGAGGCCGCGGCCCGTTCGGCGACGGATCCCTGGATCGGCGAGCTTCATGTGAGGCGCCGGGATGGCACGCGACTGCTCGTCGGCGCCACACTCAGCATGTTGCGCGACGCACGTGGCGCGGTCATCGGCAGGATCGGGATCTCGACGGATGTCACGGAGCGGCGCCGGGCGGAGACCGCTCTGCGTGAAAGCGAGCAGCGTCTGCGCCTGTTCGTCGATGTCATGCCCACCATCATGTGGACGACGGACACGCAGCTCCGCATTACATCCATCGCCGGAGCGGCGCTGAAGCATGCGGGTGGTGACGCCTCAAACGCCATCGGTGGCGACATCTCCGAATACGCCACGTCACCTGGCGCGCCGGAGAGCGCGAAGGCGCTCGAGGGTGCAGCTGTCAGCACCACCGCCGAGTGGAACGGCCGCTCATTCGACGTGCACATCGAACCGCTGCGCGACCAGGATGGCACGATCACGGGCACGATCGGGATAGCGCTCGATGTCACCGACCGGCGCCGGTCCGAGCGGGAAGCCGCACAGTACTTCGAGCTGCTGCGCACGATCGTCGAGTCCGCTCCCGTCGCAATCGTCGTCCTGGACGAGGACGGCAAGGTGTCGCTGTGGAATCGCTCCGCCGAGCGGATGTTCGGGTGGCACTCGAGTGAGGTCATGGGACGGAGCCCGCCGCATGTCCCTGCGGAGGCGCGCACGGACTTCGAGCTGAATCGGCGCCGCGTGCGATATGGCGGGAAGGCGCAGCGGATCGGCGGCAGGCGTGTGACGAAGGACGGCCGCGTCCTCGATGTGGTGGTGACAGTATCCCCGATCTACGGAGCCGACGGTCATTACCACGGCACCATGGGGATCGTCGAGGACGTGACGCAGCAACGCCTGTCGGAGGAGCGGCAGCAGCGGCTGAACGCGATCATCGAGGCATCGCCGGATTTCGTCGCGACGTTCGATGTCGAGCGTCGCACGCTGTTCGTCAACCAGGCGGGTCGCGAGATGCTCGGCCTGGAGCCCGGCATCGACGTGCGTGACACGACGATGGACCAGTTCTGCTCTGCGGACACCGTCGAGACGCTGGAACGATCGGCGCTGCCACGGGCTCTTGCGGAAGGCACGTGGTCCGGCGAGGCGGTGCTGCGCACGGTCTCGGGCGAGGAATTGCTCGCATGGCTGACGATCGTGGCGCATCGCGGCAGTGATGGCGACCTGGCGTTCATCTCGGCCGTCGGTCAGGACATCAGCCAGCGGCGCTTTCTGGAGGAACAGCTCAGGCAGTCGCAGAAGATGGAAGCGGTGGGACGACTGGCGGGCGGTGTCGCGCACGACTTCAACAACCTGCTCACGGCCATCGCAGGACACACGGAGCTGCTGCTCGAGGATCTGGGTGAGGATGCGGAGATCCGCGGTGACATTGAGGAGGTGCTGCACGCAGTGGATCGCGCTTCGGCTCTGACGCGGCAATTGCTGGCCTTCAGTCGCAGGCAGGTGCTCCAGCCGAAGTTGCTCGACGTGAACCAGGTGATCAGCGACCTCGGCAGGCTGCTGCGCCGGCTGATCGGTCCGGATGTGCGGCTCGATACCGTGCTGCACACGGAAGTCGGACGGGTTCGTGCGGATCACGGTCAGATCGAACAGGTGTTGATGAATCTGGTCGTGAATGCGCGTGACGCTCTGCCACAGGGTGGCGTCGTCGAGCTGCGGACGACGCTGGTCGAAGTGAGCGAGGACTCGGCCGAGCACCGGCAGGGCGTCAAGCCGGGCAGCTATGTCGAGATAGCGGTCACCGACAACGGCATCGGGATGAGCGCAGCGGTGGTATCGCGTATTTTCGAGCCGTTCTTCACCACGAAGGAGCAGGGCAAGGGCACCGGTCTCGGGCTGCCCACGGTGTTCGGTATCGTTTCGCAGTCCGGTGGTCATGTGCTGGTGGAGAGCGAGCCTGGCGCGGGCAGCACATTCCGTGTGCTCCTGCCGCGCGTCGATGACGCATTCGACGACGAGATGGAGGTGGTGGTCGCCAATCAGGATATCGGCGGCTCCGAAACCGTATTGCTCGTGGAGGATGAGGCGGCGGTGAGACGCCTCGGCTGTCGTATCCTGGAGCGGCGCGGATACAATGTTGTCGAGGCGGAATCCGGTGCGGCGGCTCTCCGGCTCTTCGAGCGCCTCGCTCCGGGTATTGCCGTGCTCGTGACGGACGTCGTCATGCCCGAGATGAGTGGCAGCGAGCTGGCGCGGCGCCTGCGCGCCATGAAGCCGTCACTTCCGGTTCTGTTCACGTCAGGCTATGCCGCAGACGCCATTGCGCAGAACGGCGAGCTCGGCGCGCACACCGCCTTCCTCGAGAAGCCGTTCACTCCCGACGCCCTCGCCCAGAAGGTCCGTGATCTCCTCGACGAGCGATCGGCCTGA
- a CDS encoding substrate-binding domain-containing protein → MVLGVLACGGDDSPRVVLGTTHTLEDSGVLDVLTQAYDNEGDRSHRLSVVVAGSGEILAMAARGDVDVVLSHSPAAEAALVEAGGAVSRQPLMQGDFLIAGPPTDPAGAASTESAADALQRIAAAGQPFVSRGDDSGTHHRELALWREAGVVPGWSGYMEAGTGMADALRLASQRGAYILSDIATYEVLRHDLSLIIMREGGDDLINEYSVLITTHGGQTPAARELAAWLTGESARRLIGAFRAPNSDRPLYRLHAN, encoded by the coding sequence ATGGTACTCGGGGTTCTCGCGTGTGGCGGCGACGATTCGCCGCGGGTCGTGCTCGGCACGACGCATACTCTGGAGGATTCGGGCGTGCTGGACGTCCTGACGCAGGCATATGACAATGAGGGCGACCGGTCCCATCGGCTGTCGGTCGTCGTGGCGGGGAGCGGCGAGATCCTGGCAATGGCCGCACGCGGCGATGTCGATGTCGTACTGTCGCACTCGCCGGCGGCCGAGGCCGCGCTGGTCGAGGCGGGCGGGGCCGTGTCGCGCCAGCCACTGATGCAGGGCGACTTCCTCATCGCGGGCCCGCCGACGGATCCGGCGGGCGCGGCATCGACGGAGTCGGCGGCCGATGCCCTGCAGCGTATTGCCGCCGCAGGTCAGCCGTTCGTCTCGCGTGGTGATGACAGCGGCACGCATCACAGGGAGCTGGCGCTGTGGCGTGAGGCCGGCGTGGTTCCCGGATGGAGCGGCTACATGGAAGCCGGCACGGGCATGGCGGACGCGCTCAGGCTGGCCTCGCAGCGCGGCGCCTACATCCTGTCCGACATCGCTACTTACGAAGTCCTGCGTCACGACCTGTCGCTCATCATCATGCGCGAGGGCGGTGACGATCTGATCAACGAGTACAGCGTGCTGATCACGACGCATGGCGGGCAGACACCGGCGGCGCGAGAGCTTGCGGCCTGGCTGACGGGGGAATCGGCGCGCCGTCTGATCGGAGCTTTCCGTGCGCCGAACAGCGACCGGCCGCTGTACCGTCTGCACGCGAACTGA
- the dacB gene encoding D-alanyl-D-alanine carboxypeptidase/D-alanyl-D-alanine-endopeptidase — translation MPPTAAAARVHSAARAAASAFAALSLMAAAAPGLAAQQTPLPRGVAELIERAPHDRAHWGIAVSDAATGETLVGHNADRLFIPASNTKLVVAAAAAHYLDPDFRYTTTLESTGEIVDGVLRGDLVLRGTGDPTISGRYADDMLDIPDALADSLHARGIRRIEGAVVADESHWDGDYVRPDWEGYDLLWWYAAPVSALGFNDNAIDFTIAPGSAGGPATITWRPQTDFFAFVNRTTTTPPGTRSTLDFTRIAGTDTIIAYGNIAADASRHTEYFAVDDPARYAGTVLREALERAGIAVADRTVRVVRGRSPIMGDRRDVEAARHTVLAAHRSVPLPRLIAPVLQTSQNWFAEQLLKTIGRETAGEGSWSSGLDAERRFLIDIVGVDSTAFRLRDASGLSSGNLLTPAALVRILAYMDRTPRMAPARAALPVSGGRTGSLRLRLEDLAGRVAGKTGSINNVDSLSGYLTADSGRMLIFAIVANNSGQSSSSMRPVLDDIVRVLADTY, via the coding sequence GTGCCACCGACAGCAGCCGCAGCACGGGTCCACAGTGCCGCGCGCGCAGCCGCCTCTGCCTTCGCCGCCCTGTCCCTCATGGCGGCAGCCGCGCCCGGACTCGCCGCGCAGCAGACTCCGCTGCCGCGCGGCGTCGCGGAGCTCATCGAGCGCGCACCGCACGATCGTGCGCACTGGGGCATTGCCGTCAGTGACGCCGCGACCGGAGAGACGCTCGTCGGCCACAATGCCGACCGGCTGTTCATTCCCGCATCCAACACCAAGCTGGTGGTTGCCGCGGCCGCCGCGCATTACCTGGATCCGGACTTCCGCTACACCACGACCCTCGAGAGCACGGGCGAGATCGTCGATGGCGTGCTGCGCGGTGACCTCGTCCTGCGCGGTACCGGCGACCCCACCATCTCCGGCCGTTACGCCGATGACATGCTCGATATCCCGGACGCGCTTGCCGACTCACTGCACGCGCGCGGTATCCGCCGCATCGAGGGCGCGGTCGTAGCGGACGAGTCCCACTGGGATGGCGATTACGTCCGACCGGACTGGGAGGGATACGACCTGCTGTGGTGGTATGCTGCCCCCGTGAGCGCGCTCGGGTTCAATGACAACGCCATCGACTTCACCATCGCACCCGGTTCAGCCGGGGGCCCCGCCACCATCACGTGGCGGCCGCAGACGGACTTCTTCGCGTTCGTCAATCGCACGACTACCACTCCTCCCGGCACCCGATCGACGCTCGACTTCACCCGCATTGCCGGCACCGACACCATCATCGCATACGGCAACATCGCCGCAGATGCATCCCGGCATACGGAATACTTCGCGGTGGATGATCCTGCGCGGTACGCCGGCACCGTGTTGCGCGAGGCGCTCGAGCGCGCCGGCATTGCCGTCGCGGACCGGACCGTGCGCGTCGTCCGCGGCCGGTCACCCATCATGGGGGACCGGCGCGACGTCGAGGCCGCCCGGCACACAGTTCTGGCAGCACACCGATCAGTGCCGCTCCCGCGGCTGATTGCGCCGGTACTCCAGACGAGCCAGAACTGGTTCGCGGAGCAGCTGCTCAAGACGATCGGCCGCGAGACTGCCGGCGAGGGCAGCTGGAGCAGCGGCCTCGATGCGGAGCGGCGGTTCCTCATCGACATCGTCGGTGTGGACAGCACGGCGTTCCGGCTGCGTGATGCGTCGGGCCTGTCTTCGGGCAACCTGCTCACCCCGGCCGCGCTCGTCAGGATCCTGGCGTACATGGATCGCACGCCACGGATGGCGCCCGCGCGGGCGGCGCTGCCGGTATCGGGCGGGCGCACGGGCTCCCTTCGGCTTCGGCTGGAGGACCTGGCGGGCCGTGTGGCGGGAAAGACCGGCTCGATCAACAATGTCGATTCTCTGAGCGGCTACCTCACGGCCGACAGCGGCCGCATGCTGATCTTCGCCATCGTGGCGAACAACAGCGGTCAGTCGTCCTCCTCCATGCGGCCGGTGCTCGATGACATCGTGCGTGTGCTTGCGGACACATACTGA
- a CDS encoding RNA polymerase sigma factor: MALEQEITDELVRSAQRGDAAALSRLLGVVRPRVYRWALVQTGSPDEAEDLTQETLLRATRGLGDFAFAARFTTWLHAIVRRTAADWRRTQRRRATLLLEHGEAGAVAHQPEARALLTDLVGDSLGALTGRQREVFDLVDLQGYSPAEAAAVLGMNATTVRVHLLRARRHVRTTILAMHPHIVEDVT, encoded by the coding sequence ATGGCGCTGGAGCAGGAGATCACCGATGAGCTGGTACGCAGCGCGCAGCGCGGCGACGCCGCGGCGCTGTCGCGGCTGCTCGGGGTCGTGCGTCCGCGTGTCTATCGCTGGGCACTCGTGCAAACGGGCTCACCCGACGAAGCCGAGGATCTCACGCAGGAGACGCTGCTCCGCGCAACGCGGGGACTGGGCGACTTTGCGTTCGCCGCCCGGTTCACGACGTGGCTTCATGCGATTGTGCGTCGCACGGCGGCAGACTGGCGGCGCACGCAGAGGCGGCGGGCCACGCTGCTGCTCGAGCACGGCGAAGCAGGTGCAGTCGCACATCAGCCGGAGGCCCGCGCGCTACTGACGGACCTGGTGGGCGACAGTCTCGGAGCATTGACGGGGAGGCAGCGCGAGGTGTTCGATCTGGTCGACCTGCAGGGCTACTCGCCCGCTGAAGCGGCCGCTGTGCTCGGCATGAATGCGACGACCGTGCGCGTCCACCTGCTGCGCGCGCGCAGACACGTACGAACGACCATTCTCGCCATGCATCCACACATAGTGGAGGACGTCACATGA
- the hemE gene encoding uroporphyrinogen decarboxylase: protein MNDRILRALRREPVDRTPVWMMRQAGRSLPRYNETRAERGMFDLLKDPVAAAEITAMPLEYYDVDAAVLYNDLSTPYFGAGFDVEMRKGVGPVVHNPIMKPEDVERLTPFDPRVELDYNLDQIRVLVERLDVPVLGFVGAPFTLSSYLIMGQRSRDLTEIKTFMWSETAAWNRLAGFWATHMAEFAIAQHEAGAGAVQIFDSWAGSLGPQDYEEFVLPHMRTLFERLESANVPTINFYNGNPALLALVAQGGGDAVSIDWRMPIDEAWKIIGYDRAIQGNLDPCALLAGEEFALRRTRDILDRVGGRPGHIFNLGHGILPETDWRVARAVVDFVHEYTARPR from the coding sequence ATGAACGATCGTATTCTGCGCGCACTGCGTCGCGAGCCGGTGGACCGCACACCCGTCTGGATGATGCGCCAGGCGGGACGCTCCCTGCCGCGTTACAACGAAACGCGCGCGGAGCGCGGCATGTTCGACCTGTTGAAGGATCCGGTGGCCGCAGCCGAGATCACGGCCATGCCGCTCGAGTACTACGATGTTGACGCCGCGGTCCTGTACAACGACCTGTCCACGCCCTACTTCGGCGCCGGCTTCGACGTGGAGATGCGCAAGGGCGTCGGCCCCGTGGTGCACAATCCGATCATGAAGCCGGAGGACGTCGAGCGTCTCACGCCGTTCGACCCGCGCGTCGAGCTCGACTACAACCTGGACCAGATCCGTGTGCTCGTCGAGCGGCTCGATGTGCCAGTGCTCGGCTTCGTCGGCGCGCCGTTCACCCTGTCATCCTACCTGATCATGGGCCAGCGGTCGCGCGACCTGACCGAGATCAAGACGTTCATGTGGAGCGAGACGGCCGCCTGGAACCGCCTGGCTGGTTTCTGGGCCACGCACATGGCGGAATTCGCGATCGCGCAGCACGAGGCGGGAGCCGGCGCCGTGCAGATCTTCGACTCGTGGGCCGGCTCACTCGGACCGCAGGACTACGAGGAGTTCGTGCTGCCGCACATGCGCACTCTGTTCGAACGGCTGGAGAGTGCGAACGTGCCGACGATCAACTTCTACAACGGCAACCCCGCGCTGCTGGCGCTCGTGGCGCAGGGCGGTGGCGATGCCGTGAGCATCGACTGGCGCATGCCGATCGACGAGGCGTGGAAGATCATCGGCTACGATCGTGCCATCCAGGGCAACCTCGATCCGTGCGCACTGCTCGCCGGTGAGGAGTTCGCGCTTCGCCGCACGAGGGACATCCTGGACCGCGTCGGTGGACGCCCGGGCCATATCTTCAACCTCGGTCACGGCATCCTGCCCGAAACGGACTGGAGAGTCGCCAGGGCCGTGGTCGATTTCGTGCACGAGTATACGGCGCGACCGCGGTGA